Proteins encoded by one window of Nocardioides euryhalodurans:
- a CDS encoding YciI family protein has product MTDTWVFLIRERDWDSDAYLPEALAARGAQADLDEDMAAHGRFAQAVEELGAQMLGGHALQNRKYGGTVTPGSDGADAVWSDAPLPDSSEVITGFYTVACDEDTARKLATMVPSAGVVEMRKVHPFE; this is encoded by the coding sequence ATGACCGACACCTGGGTATTCCTGATCCGCGAGCGCGACTGGGACTCCGACGCCTACCTTCCCGAGGCCCTGGCGGCCCGCGGCGCGCAGGCCGACCTGGACGAGGACATGGCCGCCCACGGCCGGTTCGCCCAGGCCGTCGAGGAGCTCGGCGCGCAGATGCTGGGCGGACACGCCCTGCAGAACCGCAAGTACGGCGGCACCGTGACGCCCGGCAGCGACGGTGCCGACGCGGTGTGGAGCGACGCCCCGCTGCCCGACAGCAGCGAGGTGATCACCGGCTTCTACACGGTCGCCTGCGACGAGGACACCGCCCGCAAGCTGGCCACGATGGTGCCCAGCGCTGGCGTGGTCGAGATGCGCAAGGTCCATCCCTTCGAGTGA
- a CDS encoding molybdopterin-dependent oxidoreductase, whose amino-acid sequence MAVPDESRTVIGVCNLCEAICGLQITLEGDRVTGVRGNPDDPLSRGHVCPKGVALGDLHEDPERLRRPLVRDRATGEWSEVDWDEALDLVADRIAATVNQHGADAVGVYLGNPNVHSLGSATHGIRLVKSLRTRNRFSASSVDQIPHQLVAHLLYGHQLLIPISDLDRTSYFLVLGANPMASNGSLMTVPDFPGRLRELKARGGRMVVLDPRRTETAKVADEHVFVRPGTDAVVLLAMVHVLLAEGLDRPAAYVDGVEQVREAVADMTPEHAEQVSGVPADTVRRLTREFAAADGAAAYGRLGLSTQGFGSVCQWAVGCLNILTGNLDREGGVLFTEPAIDFVRTGLVGRGHFDLYRSRVRGAPEYGGELPVSVLAEEIETPGDGQVRAMLTVAGNPVLSTPDGKRLSAAFEGLEFMAAVDIYLNETTRHADVILPPTTALERDHYDIVFHGLAVRNTARFTPAVFEKPRGARHDWEIYRDLALRISQRLDRRPPLRARLAQRAALTMSPTFIIGMLLRRGRRTTITELRRHPEGVDLGPLRPTLPDRLMTPDKRIDLAPAVVLADLDRLRATTANPEDGLVLIGRRHQRDNNSWLHNVPRLTRGRPRHHLLMHPDDLADRGLEPGSTVTVTSRVGSVDVEVAASTDMMRGVVSLPHGYGHGLPGTRMSGAAGVPGVSVNDLTDPGRLDLSGNAALNGVPVTVTAREEDSGTVSSSAAADRQGHVPTTTRGVTT is encoded by the coding sequence GTGGCGGTCCCCGACGAGTCCCGCACCGTGATCGGTGTCTGCAACCTCTGCGAGGCGATCTGCGGTCTGCAGATCACGCTCGAGGGCGACCGGGTGACCGGGGTACGGGGCAACCCGGACGACCCGCTCTCCCGCGGGCACGTGTGCCCCAAGGGCGTCGCGCTCGGCGACCTCCACGAGGACCCGGAGCGGCTGCGGCGCCCCCTGGTCCGCGACCGGGCGACGGGCGAGTGGTCGGAGGTCGACTGGGACGAGGCGCTCGACCTCGTCGCCGACCGGATCGCCGCGACGGTCAACCAGCACGGCGCGGACGCGGTCGGCGTCTACCTCGGCAACCCCAACGTCCACTCCCTCGGCTCGGCCACGCACGGCATCCGGCTGGTGAAGTCGCTGCGCACGCGCAACCGGTTCAGCGCCAGCAGCGTCGACCAGATCCCCCACCAGCTCGTCGCCCACCTGCTCTACGGCCACCAGCTGCTGATCCCGATCAGCGACCTCGACCGCACGTCGTACTTCCTGGTGCTGGGGGCCAACCCGATGGCCTCCAACGGGTCGCTGATGACCGTCCCCGACTTCCCGGGCCGGCTGCGCGAGCTGAAGGCCCGCGGCGGCAGGATGGTCGTGCTCGACCCGCGGCGCACCGAGACCGCCAAGGTCGCCGACGAGCACGTCTTCGTCCGCCCCGGGACCGATGCGGTGGTGCTGCTCGCGATGGTGCACGTGCTCCTGGCGGAGGGGCTGGACCGGCCGGCGGCCTACGTGGACGGCGTCGAGCAGGTCCGCGAGGCGGTCGCCGACATGACGCCCGAGCACGCCGAGCAGGTCAGCGGGGTTCCCGCGGACACCGTCCGGCGGCTGACCCGGGAGTTCGCGGCGGCCGACGGCGCGGCGGCGTACGGGCGGCTGGGGCTCTCGACGCAGGGGTTCGGCTCGGTCTGCCAGTGGGCCGTCGGCTGCCTCAACATCCTGACGGGCAACCTCGACCGCGAGGGCGGGGTCCTGTTCACCGAGCCCGCCATCGACTTCGTCCGGACCGGGCTGGTCGGCCGCGGACACTTCGACCTCTACCGAAGCCGCGTCCGCGGCGCACCGGAGTACGGCGGTGAGCTCCCGGTGTCCGTCCTCGCCGAGGAGATCGAGACCCCCGGCGACGGCCAGGTCCGCGCGATGCTGACCGTGGCCGGCAACCCCGTGCTCTCGACGCCCGACGGCAAGCGGCTGTCCGCGGCGTTCGAGGGCCTCGAGTTCATGGCGGCGGTGGACATCTACCTCAACGAGACCACCCGCCACGCGGACGTGATCCTGCCCCCGACCACCGCGTTGGAGCGGGACCACTACGACATCGTCTTCCACGGGCTCGCGGTCCGGAACACCGCACGCTTCACGCCGGCGGTGTTCGAGAAGCCGCGCGGGGCCCGGCACGACTGGGAGATCTACCGCGACCTGGCGCTGCGCATCTCCCAGCGCCTCGACCGGAGGCCGCCGCTACGGGCCAGGCTGGCACAGCGCGCGGCGCTGACCATGAGCCCCACCTTCATCATCGGCATGCTCCTGCGCCGAGGACGCCGTACGACGATCACCGAGCTGCGCCGCCACCCCGAGGGCGTCGACCTCGGCCCGCTGCGCCCGACGCTCCCCGACCGGCTCATGACGCCGGACAAGCGCATCGACCTGGCGCCGGCGGTCGTGCTCGCCGACCTCGACCGGCTGCGTGCCACGACCGCGAACCCGGAGGACGGGCTGGTGCTCATCGGCCGACGCCACCAGCGCGACAACAACTCGTGGCTGCACAACGTCCCGAGGCTCACCCGCGGCCGCCCCCGCCACCACCTCCTCATGCACCCCGACGACCTGGCCGACCGCGGGCTCGAGCCCGGCAGCACCGTCACCGTCACCTCGCGGGTCGGCTCGGTCGACGTCGAGGTGGCGGCCAGCACCGACATGATGCGGGGCGTCGTGTCGCTCCCCCACGGCTACGGCCACGGGCTCCCGGGCACCCGCATGTCCGGCGCAGCCGGGGTGCCTGGCGTCTCCGTCAACGACCTCACCGACCCCGGCCGGCTCGACCTCTCGGGCAACGCCGCCCTCAACGGCGTCCCGGTCACGGTCACGGCGCGCGAAGAAGATTCCGGGACGGTGTCGAGTTCGGCGGCCGCCGATCGTCAGGGACATGTCCCGACAACCACACGAGGAGTGACGACATGA
- a CDS encoding DUF6458 family protein yields MGYGLGVFLTAVGLILALAVQDMIDAVDLTMIGWILVLAGVLVLVLTAVQSNSKRQHTTTATTTHADGSQTTEQRTTERQDPPPAV; encoded by the coding sequence ATGGGTTACGGACTCGGAGTCTTCCTCACCGCGGTGGGGCTGATCCTCGCCCTCGCGGTCCAGGACATGATCGACGCGGTCGACCTGACCATGATCGGCTGGATCCTCGTCCTCGCCGGCGTGCTCGTGCTGGTGCTGACCGCCGTCCAGAGCAACTCCAAGCGGCAACACACCACCACCGCCACGACGACCCACGCCGACGGCAGCCAGACCACCGAGCAGCGCACGACCGAGCGGCAGGACCCGCCGCCGGCCGTCTGA
- the rpsO gene encoding 30S ribosomal protein S15, translating into MSIGTDAETKKKIIAEYATTEGDTGSPEVQVALLSHRIAHLTEHLKTHKHDHHSRRGLLLLVGQRRRLLNYLRDTDIERYRSLVERLGLRR; encoded by the coding sequence ATGTCGATCGGAACCGACGCGGAGACCAAGAAGAAGATCATCGCCGAGTACGCCACGACCGAGGGCGACACCGGTTCGCCGGAGGTCCAGGTCGCGCTGCTCAGCCACCGCATCGCCCACCTGACCGAGCACCTCAAGACGCACAAGCACGACCACCACAGCCGTCGTGGTCTGCTGCTGCTCGTCGGCCAGCGCCGGCGCCTGCTGAACTACCTGCGCGACACCGACATCGAGCGCTACCGCTCGCTGGTCGAGCGCCTCGGTCTGCGCCGCTGA
- a CDS encoding polyribonucleotide nucleotidyltransferase codes for MTGSEPTISAVETVLDNGSFGTRTVKFETGLLARQAAGSVTAYLDDETMLLSATTAGKHPKDHFDFFPLTIDVEERMYAVGQIPGSFFRSEGRPGEDAILTCRLIDRPLRPTFKKGLRNEVQVVITVMALDPNMPYDVLAINAASMSTQLSGLPFSGPVGGVRVALIDGQWVAFPSHSQLENAVFDMVVAGRVTDTGDVAIMMVEAEATEETVALVEGGAQAPTEEIVAGGLDAAKPFIKQLVEAQVELAKQAAKPVQEFPIFLDYEDDAYEAVETAVKVPTAEALTIAAKQEREERLDAIKADLLEQLGDRFEGREKEIGAAYRSLTKSLVRERVLRDKIRMDGRGLADIRPLHAEVGVIPRVHGSALFERGETQILGVTTLDMLKMEQQLDTLSPEKHRRYMHKYVFPPFSTGETGRVGSPKRREVGHGALARRALLPVLPSREEFPYALRQLSEAMGSNGSTSMGSVCASTLSLLQAGVPLKASVAGIAMGLISGEVDGKTEYVALTDILGAEDAFGDMDFKVAGSREFVTALQLDTKLDGIPAEVLAAALTQARDARLAILDVMAEAIDAPEEMSVHAPRIITIRVPVDKIGEVIGPKGKIINQIQDDTGATLSIEDDGTVYIGATNGEAAEAAKNAVNAIANPTMPEVGERYLGTVVKTTNFGAFVSLMPGKDGLLHISKLRALAGGKRVDAVEDVVSVGQKIQVQIGEIDDRGKLSLVPVVEDDAAASDDEAADESE; via the coding sequence ATGACAGGCTCCGAACCCACCATCTCCGCCGTCGAGACCGTCCTCGACAACGGGTCCTTCGGCACCCGTACGGTCAAGTTCGAGACCGGCCTCCTGGCTCGCCAGGCCGCCGGCTCGGTCACGGCCTACCTCGACGACGAGACGATGCTGCTCTCGGCGACCACCGCCGGCAAGCACCCCAAGGACCACTTCGACTTCTTCCCCCTCACGATCGACGTCGAGGAGCGGATGTACGCCGTGGGCCAGATCCCCGGCTCGTTCTTCCGCAGCGAGGGTCGTCCCGGCGAGGACGCGATCCTCACCTGCCGCCTCATCGACCGGCCGCTGCGCCCGACCTTCAAGAAGGGCCTGCGCAACGAGGTCCAGGTCGTCATCACCGTGATGGCGCTCGACCCGAACATGCCCTACGACGTGCTGGCCATCAACGCCGCGTCGATGTCGACCCAGCTCTCCGGCCTGCCGTTCTCCGGCCCGGTCGGCGGCGTCCGCGTCGCCCTGATCGACGGCCAGTGGGTCGCCTTCCCGAGCCACTCCCAGCTCGAGAACGCCGTCTTCGACATGGTCGTGGCCGGCCGCGTGACCGACACCGGTGACGTCGCGATCATGATGGTCGAGGCGGAGGCCACCGAGGAGACCGTCGCGCTGGTCGAGGGTGGCGCGCAGGCTCCCACCGAGGAGATCGTCGCCGGCGGCCTCGACGCCGCCAAGCCGTTCATCAAGCAGCTCGTCGAGGCGCAGGTGGAGCTGGCCAAGCAGGCCGCGAAGCCCGTCCAGGAGTTCCCGATCTTCCTCGACTACGAGGACGACGCCTACGAGGCCGTCGAGACCGCGGTCAAGGTCCCCACCGCCGAGGCCCTCACCATCGCGGCCAAGCAGGAGCGCGAGGAGCGTCTCGACGCGATCAAGGCCGACCTGCTCGAGCAGCTCGGTGACCGCTTCGAGGGTCGCGAGAAGGAGATCGGCGCGGCCTACCGCTCGCTCACCAAGTCGCTGGTCCGCGAGCGCGTGCTGCGCGACAAGATCCGGATGGACGGCCGCGGCCTGGCCGACATCCGTCCGCTGCACGCCGAGGTCGGCGTGATCCCGCGGGTCCACGGCTCGGCGCTGTTCGAGCGCGGCGAGACCCAGATCCTCGGCGTCACCACCCTCGACATGCTCAAGATGGAGCAGCAGCTCGACACGCTCTCCCCGGAGAAGCACCGCCGCTACATGCACAAGTACGTCTTCCCGCCGTTCTCCACAGGCGAGACCGGCCGCGTCGGCTCGCCGAAGCGTCGTGAGGTCGGCCACGGTGCGCTCGCCCGCCGGGCGCTGCTGCCGGTGCTGCCCTCCCGCGAGGAGTTCCCCTACGCCCTGCGCCAGCTCTCCGAGGCGATGGGCTCCAACGGCTCCACCTCGATGGGCTCCGTCTGCGCCTCGACGCTGTCGCTGCTGCAGGCCGGTGTCCCGCTGAAGGCCTCGGTTGCGGGCATCGCGATGGGCCTGATCTCCGGTGAGGTCGACGGCAAGACCGAGTACGTCGCGCTGACCGACATCCTCGGGGCCGAGGACGCCTTCGGCGACATGGACTTCAAGGTCGCCGGCAGCCGCGAGTTCGTCACCGCCCTCCAGCTCGACACCAAGCTCGACGGCATCCCCGCCGAGGTGCTCGCCGCCGCGCTGACCCAGGCCCGCGACGCGCGCCTGGCGATCCTGGACGTGATGGCCGAGGCGATCGACGCTCCCGAGGAGATGTCGGTCCACGCGCCGCGCATCATCACCATCCGGGTCCCCGTCGACAAGATCGGCGAGGTCATCGGCCCCAAGGGCAAGATCATCAACCAGATCCAGGACGACACCGGCGCCACGCTGTCGATCGAGGACGACGGCACCGTCTACATCGGTGCGACCAACGGCGAGGCGGCCGAGGCTGCCAAGAACGCCGTCAACGCGATCGCCAACCCGACCATGCCGGAGGTCGGCGAGCGCTACCTCGGCACGGTCGTGAAGACGACCAACTTCGGCGCGTTCGTCTCGCTGATGCCGGGCAAGGACGGCCTGCTCCACATCAGCAAGCTGCGGGCCCTCGCCGGCGGCAAGCGGGTCGACGCGGTCGAGGACGTGGTGTCCGTCGGCCAGAAGATCCAGGTCCAGATCGGCGAGATCGACGACCGCGGCAAGCTGTCGCTGGTCCCGGTCGTCGAGGACGACGCGGCTGCCTCCGACGACGAGGCGGCGGACGAGTCCGAGTGA